From one Bdellovibrionales bacterium CG10_big_fil_rev_8_21_14_0_10_45_34 genomic stretch:
- a CDS encoding MFS transporter: MDQTSNIEPTEKTAGSPSSSKIKRESPWTNLFFNIVIPVIVLSKFSSEDKLGPINGLLLAIAFPLTFGLYELVKKKTWNFISILGLISVLLTGGLALLELDGLWYASKEALVPAVIGLTLLFSKKAQDFILRTMFLNPQIIPVARIEELLDSAEKKLHYQQMVKGSLIWIVISFGVSTVLNFALAFAIVKSPAGTEQFNTEVAKMTALSFPVIALPSTAVLMFALWKLFGGIKKLTGVDLFDEMTRSRQ, encoded by the coding sequence ATGGATCAAACTTCCAACATCGAACCAACTGAGAAGACGGCAGGGAGTCCGTCGTCCTCAAAGATCAAAAGAGAAAGCCCGTGGACGAATCTCTTTTTTAATATCGTAATCCCGGTGATAGTACTTTCTAAATTTAGCTCCGAAGACAAGCTTGGCCCGATTAACGGATTACTTTTGGCTATTGCGTTCCCCCTTACTTTTGGACTTTATGAACTCGTTAAAAAGAAAACTTGGAACTTTATTTCGATTCTTGGTCTTATAAGTGTGCTTTTGACCGGAGGACTTGCATTGCTAGAGCTTGATGGCCTTTGGTACGCCTCGAAAGAAGCTCTTGTGCCTGCTGTGATCGGCCTCACTTTGCTTTTTTCTAAAAAGGCTCAAGATTTTATTCTCAGAACAATGTTCTTGAACCCGCAGATCATACCGGTTGCGCGAATTGAAGAGCTCCTCGATTCGGCAGAAAAAAAACTTCACTATCAGCAAATGGTTAAGGGCTCCTTAATTTGGATTGTTATTAGCTTTGGTGTCTCAACAGTTCTCAATTTTGCTTTAGCCTTCGCCATCGTGAAAAGCCCGGCAGGAACTGAACAGTTCAACACCGAGGTTGCGAAGATGACGGCGCTGAGCTTTCCGGTAATCGCCCTGCCGTCGACCGCGGTTTTGATGTTCGCTCTGTGGAAGCTCTTCGGCGGAATCAAAAAACTTACCGGAGTAGACTTGTTCGACGAAATGACCCGCTCCCGCCAATAA
- a CDS encoding cytochrome-c peroxidase — MARLRYKSFETHQAEIETKANLIQKRTSFRILRLAAVVALGFFSTHLVVANLASANEPLPETPPIPKDNPQTPQKIELGKQLYFDPRLSSTGTVSCNSCHNVMATGDDSVRTSAGVNGHRGDRNSPTVWNSAFWSVQFWDGRAPTLEEQAKGPLVNPIEMGLPNHNEAVKRVKAIAGYRTSFKRVFGGRDPITVDNIAKAIASYERTLITPDSAFDRYLKGEKTAISKDALEGYELAQNVGCFACHSGPHFAGPQLPTGTGFYMRFPTFSENDYVKTYELDKDLGRMKETKKEADKHMYRVPSWRNIAITAPYFHNGSVSKLDEAVRVMAKTQLNRDLKSSEVTKIVKFLESLTGQIPQQTMPQLPLMVGESLVN; from the coding sequence ATGGCAAGACTTCGGTACAAAAGTTTTGAAACACACCAAGCTGAAATAGAAACAAAAGCTAACTTGATTCAAAAAAGAACTTCTTTTAGGATTTTGCGTTTGGCAGCTGTCGTTGCCTTGGGATTTTTCTCTACGCACTTGGTAGTGGCAAATTTGGCAAGCGCAAATGAACCTTTACCTGAAACTCCGCCGATTCCCAAAGATAATCCTCAGACACCTCAAAAAATCGAGCTGGGTAAGCAGTTGTATTTTGACCCAAGACTTTCTTCCACAGGTACCGTCTCTTGCAACTCCTGTCACAACGTCATGGCGACCGGCGACGATTCCGTAAGGACGAGCGCGGGCGTCAACGGACACAGGGGAGATAGAAACTCACCCACTGTTTGGAACTCAGCTTTTTGGTCGGTTCAGTTTTGGGATGGTAGAGCGCCTACGCTCGAGGAGCAGGCTAAAGGGCCACTTGTAAATCCTATAGAGATGGGGCTTCCCAACCACAATGAGGCCGTCAAAAGAGTAAAAGCAATTGCGGGTTATAGAACCTCCTTTAAGAGAGTTTTTGGAGGGCGTGATCCCATCACTGTCGACAATATCGCTAAAGCCATTGCGTCGTATGAAAGAACATTGATCACACCCGACTCGGCATTTGATCGGTATCTTAAAGGAGAGAAAACTGCAATTTCGAAGGATGCCCTAGAAGGATACGAACTGGCTCAGAACGTCGGCTGTTTTGCTTGCCACTCTGGACCACATTTCGCAGGACCACAGCTGCCAACCGGAACAGGTTTTTATATGCGGTTTCCTACGTTCAGCGAAAATGATTATGTAAAAACCTATGAGCTTGATAAAGATTTGGGTAGAATGAAAGAGACGAAAAAAGAAGCAGACAAACATATGTACCGAGTTCCTTCATGGAGAAACATCGCAATTACTGCTCCGTACTTTCATAATGGTTCTGTTTCGAAGCTCGATGAAGCTGTGAGAGTTATGGCTAAAACCCAGCTCAACAGAGATCTTAAAAGCTCTGAAGTTACAAAAATCGTAAAATTTCTTGAGTCTCTTACTGGCCAAATACCTCAGCAAACGATGCCGCAGCTTCCCCTGATGGTGGGAGAGTCTCTTGTTAATTAA
- a CDS encoding 5'/3'-nucleotidase SurE, with amino-acid sequence MRILLANDDGVSSPGILKWKEHLEKRGHEVWLVAPSQNRSTVGHSLTLHKPLRIQQIHERIYSVSGSPADCVYTATRYILKQEPDLILSGVNRGANLGHDVFYSGTVAAAREGALFGIKSMAVSLCFHFQAAETECYWQSAFTFADEGIDVLLKTDFDPQQTVFNLNVPNTPAEKIKGLRMARQGRREYTNSIDVRTDPRGHAYYWLGGSYQGFEAIENSDCQFVEDGFVSLTPLRLDTTHDEVLKQIKKSRPAY; translated from the coding sequence ATGCGAATTCTTCTCGCAAATGATGATGGTGTCAGCAGCCCTGGGATACTAAAATGGAAGGAGCACCTCGAAAAGAGGGGTCACGAAGTCTGGCTCGTCGCCCCTTCGCAAAACCGCTCCACAGTGGGTCACAGCTTGACGCTACACAAACCCCTTCGTATTCAGCAAATCCACGAAAGGATCTATAGCGTCTCGGGGTCGCCCGCAGACTGCGTTTACACCGCTACGAGATATATCCTAAAGCAAGAACCCGATCTCATACTCAGCGGAGTTAACCGCGGAGCAAACCTTGGGCATGATGTTTTTTATTCAGGCACAGTGGCCGCCGCCAGAGAGGGAGCGTTATTTGGCATCAAGAGTATGGCTGTGAGCCTGTGTTTTCATTTTCAAGCGGCTGAAACTGAGTGCTACTGGCAAAGCGCATTCACTTTTGCAGACGAGGGTATCGATGTCCTTTTAAAAACAGACTTTGACCCTCAGCAAACTGTGTTTAATTTAAATGTACCCAACACCCCTGCAGAGAAAATTAAGGGGCTTCGCATGGCACGCCAGGGAAGACGAGAATACACGAATTCTATAGACGTAAGAACAGATCCTCGAGGTCATGCCTACTATTGGCTTGGCGGAAGCTACCAAGGGTTCGAAGCTATAGAGAATAGCGATTGCCAATTTGTGGAAGACGGCTTTGTGAGTCTGACACCTCTGCGGCTCGACACAACACATGATGAAGTTCTTAAGCAAATCAAAAAATCGAGACCCGCTTACTAA
- the glyA gene encoding serine hydroxymethyltransferase (catalyzes the reaction of glycine with 5,10-methylenetetrahydrofolate to form L-serine and tetrahydrofolate): MIKLSDADSEIFQIIQKETERQEYGLEMIASENYASRAVMEAQGSILTNKYAEGYPGKRYYGGCHFVDQAESLAISRACELFGAEAANVQPHSGSQANMAVYLACLKAGDSILGMDLSHGGHLTHGSPVNFSGLLFRAHGYQLHPETHLIDYDLVRKLAKEHQPKMIIAGYSAYPRKLDFAAFKSIAEEAGAKLLVDMAHFAGLVATGHHESPVGYADYVTSTTHKTLRGPRGGLILTSQDNLKSINSKIFPGIQGGPLEHVIAAKAVAFKEALSPAFKEYIGQVVKNSKVLAEALMAEGLNLVTGGTDNHLVLVDLSDTEVTGKLAEESLDRAGITVNKNTVPNEKRSPFVTSGVRIGTPALTTRGFKEEEMKQVARWIAEVLRKPQDDSLLESIRLKVKEICTKFPIYRE, encoded by the coding sequence ATGATTAAGTTAAGTGATGCGGATTCAGAAATATTTCAAATCATCCAAAAAGAGACCGAGAGGCAAGAATACGGCTTAGAAATGATAGCCTCCGAGAATTATGCCTCTCGCGCGGTCATGGAAGCGCAGGGTTCGATACTTACAAATAAATATGCTGAAGGGTATCCGGGCAAACGCTATTACGGCGGTTGTCACTTTGTCGATCAAGCTGAGAGTTTGGCTATTTCGAGGGCCTGCGAATTGTTTGGGGCTGAAGCGGCTAACGTTCAACCGCACTCTGGGTCACAGGCCAACATGGCCGTGTACTTAGCGTGTTTAAAAGCTGGGGACTCTATTTTAGGAATGGACCTTTCTCACGGCGGTCACCTCACCCACGGATCACCCGTCAACTTTAGCGGGCTTTTGTTCAGGGCCCATGGCTATCAACTTCATCCTGAAACTCACCTTATTGATTACGACTTGGTCAGAAAATTGGCAAAAGAACATCAGCCAAAAATGATCATTGCTGGCTACAGCGCTTACCCAAGAAAACTTGATTTCGCTGCCTTCAAAAGTATCGCTGAAGAAGCCGGAGCAAAACTTCTCGTCGACATGGCACACTTTGCAGGCCTCGTGGCGACTGGGCATCACGAATCACCAGTCGGTTACGCCGATTATGTGACATCAACAACTCATAAGACTTTGCGCGGCCCGCGAGGAGGATTGATTCTGACCTCTCAGGATAACCTTAAGAGCATCAATTCAAAAATATTTCCTGGCATTCAAGGGGGTCCTCTTGAGCATGTGATTGCTGCCAAAGCAGTTGCCTTTAAAGAGGCATTGAGTCCGGCTTTTAAAGAATACATTGGCCAAGTCGTCAAAAATTCGAAAGTCCTCGCAGAAGCATTGATGGCGGAGGGTTTAAATCTTGTCACAGGAGGCACCGACAATCACCTTGTGCTCGTCGATCTCTCAGATACAGAGGTGACTGGGAAGCTAGCCGAAGAGAGTCTCGACCGCGCGGGAATTACGGTAAATAAAAATACCGTGCCCAACGAGAAGCGCAGTCCATTTGTTACTAGCGGCGTGCGAATAGGCACCCCCGCCTTAACCACTCGCGGGTTTAAAGAAGAAGAAATGAAACAAGTGGCGCGATGGATCGCCGAGGTTCTTCGAAAACCTCAAGACGACTCGCTGTTAGAATCGATTCGCTTAAAAGTTAAAGAGATCTGCACAAAGTTCCCTATATATCGCGAATAA
- a CDS encoding RlmE family RNA methyltransferase, which produces MTYKPKDHYFKKAKEEGYVARSAYKLQEIQSKLKILKKGMSVLELGSAPGSWSQVILQIIGKEGTLYGIDLHEAKIRATNFHFLKGDIFAAETQAWMPTEVDVVLSDMAPASSGIASSDQARSAELCRQVIEVGKERLKVGGSSALKIFMGPEFKEIEGLLKQNFRQVKTVRPDSTRKSSFEVFLVAQGFHK; this is translated from the coding sequence GTGACTTATAAACCAAAAGACCACTATTTCAAAAAAGCCAAAGAAGAGGGGTATGTCGCCCGTTCGGCCTATAAGCTTCAAGAAATACAAAGCAAACTGAAGATATTGAAAAAGGGTATGTCCGTTTTGGAACTAGGTTCAGCTCCTGGCAGCTGGTCGCAAGTGATTTTGCAAATCATTGGCAAAGAAGGAACTCTCTACGGCATCGATCTTCATGAAGCCAAAATCAGAGCAACAAACTTCCACTTTCTAAAGGGGGACATTTTTGCAGCGGAAACCCAAGCCTGGATGCCAACGGAAGTCGATGTTGTACTCAGTGACATGGCCCCGGCCTCTAGCGGAATCGCCTCAAGCGATCAGGCGCGATCGGCCGAGCTCTGTAGGCAAGTTATAGAAGTTGGCAAAGAGCGATTGAAAGTGGGCGGAAGTAGCGCGCTAAAAATTTTTATGGGACCGGAGTTTAAAGAGATTGAAGGACTCCTTAAACAAAACTTCCGACAAGTTAAGACTGTCAGACCTGACAGTACGAGAAAATCTAGTTTTGAAGTTTTTCTAGTCGCACAGGGCTTTCATAAGTAA
- the rpiB gene encoding ribose 5-phosphate isomerase B has protein sequence MKYLYVGADHAGFALKSELVSYLNSAGSSLNLKIVDLGTNNSDSVDYPDFAEKVAQSVGVNAFGLLICGSGQGMAIKANRYGHVRAALCWSVEIAELARKHNNANVLCLPGRFVSTDLAKEILQVFLHTDFEGGRHAKRVDKL, from the coding sequence ATGAAATACCTCTATGTTGGCGCCGATCATGCTGGGTTTGCGCTAAAGTCCGAACTTGTTTCGTATTTAAATAGCGCTGGCTCTTCGTTGAACCTCAAGATTGTTGATTTGGGCACGAATAATTCAGACTCCGTTGATTATCCTGATTTCGCCGAAAAAGTTGCACAAAGTGTTGGGGTAAATGCCTTCGGCCTACTCATTTGCGGAAGTGGTCAAGGAATGGCGATTAAAGCCAATCGATATGGCCATGTCCGCGCCGCCCTATGCTGGTCGGTCGAAATCGCCGAGTTGGCCCGAAAACACAACAATGCGAACGTACTTTGCCTGCCCGGCCGCTTTGTATCAACTGATTTGGCCAAAGAGATACTTCAAGTTTTTTTACACACGGACTTCGAAGGCGGAAGACACGCAAAAAGAGTCGACAAACTTTAG
- a CDS encoding repressor LexA: MAKKSPHLTPKQLEVLSFIESFQQKQGYTPSQREIANHFEFRSLGTVQNYLVRLEREGVLKRNWNAKRALEIKAPQKSIGKTRPKVFSSAASSVPDRRSSETLEIPLLGRVAAGRPIEAVEVGESVSVPSNWSRGGRHLYALKVQGDSMKEDGIFNGDVVVLEETKMAESGQTVVALLENAATIKRFYKKNGKLELRPANADYKSIWLQGQEALGLQIQGVLVGLIRSYS, encoded by the coding sequence ATGGCGAAAAAATCACCCCATTTAACTCCTAAACAGCTGGAAGTTCTCTCGTTCATCGAAAGCTTTCAACAAAAGCAGGGATACACTCCTTCTCAAAGGGAAATTGCGAATCATTTTGAGTTTCGCTCTTTAGGAACTGTGCAGAATTACTTGGTCCGGCTCGAAAGAGAAGGAGTTTTAAAAAGAAATTGGAATGCGAAGAGGGCCTTAGAGATCAAGGCCCCGCAAAAAAGCATTGGCAAGACTCGCCCAAAAGTTTTTTCTTCGGCAGCTTCTTCTGTGCCAGATCGTCGTTCAAGCGAGACTTTAGAGATTCCCCTTCTTGGTCGAGTTGCGGCGGGCCGTCCAATAGAAGCAGTCGAAGTTGGTGAGTCGGTGAGTGTACCTTCAAATTGGTCTCGAGGAGGGCGTCACCTTTATGCCTTGAAAGTTCAAGGTGATTCGATGAAAGAAGATGGCATTTTTAACGGAGATGTTGTTGTTTTAGAAGAGACAAAAATGGCGGAGAGTGGGCAAACTGTAGTCGCTTTGTTAGAAAATGCTGCCACTATCAAGCGATTTTATAAAAAGAATGGAAAATTAGAATTGCGACCTGCAAATGCAGATTACAAGTCTATTTGGCTTCAAGGGCAAGAAGCTTTGGGCCTCCAAATACAGGGCGTTCTTGTTGGCTTGATACGTTCCTACTCATAG